A window of the Helianthus annuus cultivar XRQ/B chromosome 4, HanXRQr2.0-SUNRISE, whole genome shotgun sequence genome harbors these coding sequences:
- the LOC110933347 gene encoding N66 matrix protein-like, producing MFPSSVGCDNMGTLPKCDVCQFHHTGRCRAGKCETCGKVGHAKETCWYGAGRGNNGQRGNGNGNENRGGNSYGNRNQGGNNNQGGDGNRGGSGSQTGNGNRNQNNNQGGTGNKQGCFSCGDVGHFKRDCPKNNQAQGRDFNIGAREACQDPNVVTGTFPINEHFASVLFDTGADYSFVSLEFKDILGLVASKLDIPYSIELANGKQVEANK from the coding sequence atgtttccgtcatcggttgggtgTGACAATATGGGCACCCTACCCAAATGTGATGTGTGTCAGTTTCATCACACAGGACGATGCAGAGCTGGAAAATGTGAAACGTGCGGAAAAGTTGGCCATGCCAAAGAAACATGCTGGTATGGTGCCGGTCGTGGGAATAATGGTCAGAGAGGAAATGGTAATGGCAACGAAAACCGTGGTGGCAACAGTTATGGCAACAGAAACCAAGGTGGAAACAATAATCAAGGAGGTGATGGTAATCGTGGTGGTTCTGGAAGCCAAACTGGTAATGGAAAccgcaaccaaaacaacaaccAGGGTGGTACTGGAAATAAGCAAGGATGCTTTAGTTGTGGAGATGTTGGGCATTTCAAGCGAGATTGCCCAAAGAACAATCAAGCCCAAGGAAGAGACTTCAACATAGGAGCTAGGGAAGCTTGCCAGGATCCGAACGTAGtcacgggtacgttccctatcaacGAACACTTTGCATCTGTGCTGTTTGATaccggtgccgattatagcttcgtgtcccTAGAATTTAAGGATATACTTGGGTTAGTTGccagtaagttagatattccatactcgatagaactagctaatggaaagCAAGTAGAGGCAAACAAGTGA